The Vulgatibacter sp. genome window below encodes:
- a CDS encoding ATP-binding protein, translated as MAALHEPTERHRCSRFAIVQGSRHGDPVVEKRALGPEGALLLRREREMLRRAAGPGVVRCLGLEGDALLLEDAGARNLQQRIDAGPLTTDRWLRIMVQLAEIVGRLHRRRLLHGALAPARVVLGPDGGVTLVHFTEAAPFEEARPVEPARLARLGRQLAWIAPEQTGRMNRPVDARADLYALGAIGYAMLTGTPPFRSTDPLELVHAHLAQLPIPASIANPAVPTLLSDLVQKLLEKDPARRYQNATTLARDLRRALHRWEETGAIEAFELGHGDLVRELPLPDAPYGREKERAELLRALDEAAADGVRVVLLEGEAGVGKTHLALSLRAEALRRGGRFGGGKAAIRASNVPYLALAEALNALVRTVDPADGAMREAVGAAAGPAGSMVTELIPALGKLVGQFPQLQGLGPEEREHLFRTALQRLVRAIACSGPVVLFLDDLQWADPGTLQAFRILASDPDGRHVLFVGSLRPGEIGADHPLHEVVGAVERSGVPVTRIRVGPLQPDAVAAFLGDALHEEQAEVRPLALLVHAKSRGNPLFVRQLLRALQRDGLLVHEVEVGRWRWDLDRIAAAEVSGDVAELMAAQIGCFPEGTQELLQVASCFGHVLRPLLLARLVADPTGLDERIGALVAEGLVVRREAGDLRFVHDRVQQAAYESLPEERRRELHRRIGAALLDEEGDDALFRATDQLNAAGGAGEDAAASLERARLNQRAGASARASAAYRSALAYYETALDILSGTPRPRELLYDLHRDAAEAAWLAGALARADRLAEEGLPHASDIAETAALQAQRIAVQATAGQLAEAIALGSETLRALFGEVLPSEGFAALAAAEHQRIRGLLAGRSPAFLLERPFDAPPEEQAYHLVVSKMLSPAWFAGTGLAPWLAARAVARVLERGLSVHATGSFANLPIYLVAHGDFVTAEAFADTAVGLARKAGARAVEASALHLQAMVVLPWRLPFKTAVTHSRQAFRLCVETGRLADAANAWIAVVIDSILGGVELDRVLADIEEGLAFLRRVGNEAAPPFLELERELIRSLQGRSRVHGGFGGESFDEDAFERKLREKGPVANAIYRILRLRIAHLYRDFEVARLQADAAMPQLEPMRGLLTPTEYFFATPLLLLAGTPDDEAWARIHGARAQLLAWEASCPENFRARRLLVDAEIDRVEGRTLQAMERYEEAVDWAVKEGLVHDAALASELAGRHYLAIGRKRAAAAHLADARAHYTRWGAAGKVRALDRELGAQLGFEEAAPGARVVAGLDASSLLEAVESISSEIRFERLLPKLVEVCIRAVGADRGVLVLEERGTHVVRAAGSAGGAVTLREEPLAASDEVPATLLAQVCTSGSVLLLDDVRRDPAFRDDPWFSRHPTLSVLAFPLRRKEERMGCFYFEHGRTTHAFAAERLQVLELLAPEIAVALENARLFRDVQRETEERSRAERQIRFLAEASVVLGGSLDTDATLQRLAHLAVPELADWCVIDLVGDDGTVRRVAGAHRDPTRERELRELLRRFPPDSRSPQPATAVLRSGRPLLFPELDTGLLSGLVRSEEHLALLLQLGLRSCMVAPLGRGGRVIGALTCAVGASGRSYTGQDLALAEELARRASIAVENARLYRASQEAVQVREEFLSVASHELKTPITAIAVSLGTELRKRQGGGDDSLRRTLATVDRGLKRLNQLVDQLLDVSHLGAGDLALARERFDLRAVVTEVVEAAQERSARSGSTVEVLAPEPVEGWWDRRRLGEVVANLLDNALKFGEGKPIRIALERRGGAAWLEVRDLGIGIPGERLPHVFERFERGVSSRHFGGWGLGLYLVRRIVEAHGGSVAVASEAGEGATFTVVLPLEAGGA; from the coding sequence ATGGCAGCGCTCCACGAGCCCACGGAACGGCATCGCTGTTCCCGCTTCGCGATCGTGCAGGGGAGCCGGCACGGCGACCCGGTGGTGGAGAAGCGTGCGCTGGGCCCGGAGGGCGCCCTGCTCCTCCGCCGCGAGCGCGAGATGCTCCGCCGTGCAGCAGGGCCGGGGGTGGTGCGCTGCCTCGGCCTGGAGGGCGACGCGCTCCTCCTCGAGGACGCGGGCGCCCGCAACCTCCAGCAGCGGATCGACGCGGGCCCTCTCACGACGGATCGCTGGCTGCGGATCATGGTGCAGCTCGCGGAGATCGTCGGGCGCCTGCACCGACGCCGGCTGCTCCACGGGGCGCTCGCGCCGGCGCGCGTGGTCCTGGGACCCGACGGCGGCGTGACGCTCGTCCACTTCACCGAGGCGGCACCCTTCGAGGAGGCCCGGCCGGTGGAGCCCGCGCGCCTCGCACGACTCGGGCGGCAGCTCGCCTGGATCGCGCCGGAGCAGACCGGCCGCATGAACCGGCCGGTGGACGCCCGCGCGGATCTCTACGCGCTCGGCGCCATCGGCTACGCGATGCTCACCGGCACGCCGCCCTTCCGCTCGACCGATCCCCTCGAGCTGGTCCATGCCCACCTCGCGCAGCTGCCCATCCCCGCTTCGATCGCCAACCCGGCGGTGCCCACGCTCCTCTCCGATCTGGTGCAGAAGCTCCTCGAGAAGGACCCCGCCCGGCGCTACCAGAACGCGACGACCCTCGCGCGGGACCTGCGCAGGGCCCTGCATCGCTGGGAGGAGACGGGGGCCATCGAAGCTTTCGAGCTCGGGCACGGCGACCTGGTGCGGGAGCTGCCCCTCCCCGACGCTCCCTACGGCAGGGAGAAGGAGCGTGCCGAACTCCTTCGGGCCCTCGACGAAGCAGCTGCCGACGGGGTGCGGGTGGTGCTGCTGGAGGGCGAGGCCGGCGTGGGGAAGACCCACCTCGCCCTCTCCCTGCGGGCCGAGGCGCTGCGCCGCGGGGGACGCTTCGGCGGAGGCAAGGCGGCGATCCGTGCCTCCAACGTCCCGTACCTGGCCCTCGCCGAGGCGTTGAACGCGCTGGTCCGGACCGTGGACCCTGCCGATGGAGCGATGCGCGAGGCGGTCGGTGCTGCCGCGGGGCCCGCCGGCTCGATGGTCACCGAGCTCATCCCGGCGCTCGGCAAGCTGGTCGGCCAGTTTCCGCAGCTGCAGGGCCTGGGGCCGGAGGAGCGGGAGCACCTCTTCCGCACCGCGCTGCAGCGCCTCGTGCGGGCGATCGCCTGCAGCGGACCGGTCGTGCTCTTCCTCGACGATCTGCAGTGGGCCGATCCGGGCACCCTGCAGGCGTTCCGGATCCTGGCCAGCGATCCCGACGGCCGGCACGTGCTCTTCGTCGGCAGCCTGCGCCCCGGCGAGATCGGCGCCGACCACCCGCTCCACGAGGTCGTCGGCGCGGTGGAACGAAGTGGCGTTCCCGTCACGCGCATCCGGGTGGGTCCGCTGCAGCCGGATGCGGTGGCGGCCTTTCTCGGCGACGCGCTCCACGAAGAGCAGGCGGAGGTCCGGCCCCTGGCGCTTCTCGTCCACGCGAAGAGCCGCGGCAACCCGCTCTTCGTCCGGCAGCTGCTCCGGGCGCTGCAGCGCGACGGCCTCCTCGTGCACGAGGTCGAGGTGGGGCGCTGGCGCTGGGACCTGGACCGCATCGCCGCAGCGGAGGTCAGCGGCGACGTGGCCGAGCTGATGGCCGCGCAGATCGGCTGCTTTCCCGAAGGGACGCAGGAGCTGCTGCAGGTGGCGTCGTGCTTCGGGCACGTGCTCCGGCCCCTGCTACTGGCGCGCCTCGTCGCAGACCCGACGGGGCTGGACGAGCGGATCGGCGCCCTCGTTGCCGAGGGGCTGGTGGTGCGGCGGGAGGCCGGCGATCTCCGGTTCGTCCACGACCGGGTGCAGCAGGCGGCCTACGAATCGCTCCCGGAAGAGCGGCGCCGGGAGCTGCACCGGCGCATCGGCGCGGCCCTCCTCGACGAAGAAGGGGACGACGCGCTCTTCCGGGCGACGGACCAGCTCAACGCCGCCGGCGGGGCTGGCGAGGACGCCGCCGCCAGCCTCGAGCGCGCGCGGCTCAACCAGCGCGCTGGAGCGAGCGCCCGGGCCTCGGCAGCCTATCGCTCCGCGCTGGCCTACTACGAGACGGCCCTCGACATCCTCTCCGGTACGCCGCGACCGCGGGAGCTCCTCTACGACCTCCATCGTGACGCGGCGGAGGCCGCCTGGCTCGCGGGGGCGCTCGCGCGGGCAGACCGGCTGGCGGAGGAGGGGCTGCCTCACGCCTCCGACATCGCCGAGACCGCGGCGCTGCAGGCGCAGCGGATCGCGGTGCAGGCGACCGCCGGTCAGCTCGCCGAAGCGATCGCGCTCGGCTCCGAAACGCTGCGCGCGCTCTTCGGCGAGGTGCTCCCCAGCGAAGGCTTCGCCGCCCTCGCCGCAGCCGAGCACCAGCGGATCCGGGGTCTCCTCGCCGGACGCTCACCCGCCTTTCTCCTCGAGAGGCCCTTCGACGCGCCGCCGGAAGAGCAGGCCTACCATCTCGTGGTGTCGAAGATGCTGTCGCCCGCCTGGTTCGCAGGGACCGGGCTCGCGCCCTGGCTCGCGGCCCGTGCGGTGGCCCGCGTGCTCGAGCGAGGGCTCTCGGTCCACGCCACGGGCAGCTTCGCCAATCTGCCCATCTACCTCGTGGCCCACGGCGACTTCGTCACGGCGGAGGCCTTCGCCGACACCGCGGTCGGCCTCGCTCGCAAGGCCGGTGCCCGGGCGGTGGAGGCCAGCGCGCTCCACCTCCAGGCGATGGTCGTGTTGCCGTGGCGCCTGCCCTTCAAGACGGCGGTGACCCACTCCAGGCAGGCGTTTCGGCTCTGCGTCGAGACCGGCAGGCTCGCCGACGCCGCCAACGCCTGGATCGCCGTGGTGATCGATTCGATCCTCGGCGGCGTCGAGCTCGACCGCGTCCTCGCCGACATCGAGGAGGGGCTCGCCTTCCTGCGCCGCGTGGGGAACGAGGCGGCGCCGCCCTTCCTCGAGCTCGAGCGCGAGCTGATCCGCAGCCTGCAGGGACGGAGCCGTGTGCATGGAGGCTTCGGCGGCGAGAGCTTCGACGAGGATGCCTTCGAGCGGAAGCTCCGCGAGAAGGGGCCCGTTGCCAACGCGATCTACCGGATCCTGCGGCTGCGGATCGCCCACCTCTACCGCGACTTCGAGGTGGCCCGCCTCCAGGCCGACGCGGCGATGCCGCAGCTCGAGCCGATGCGCGGGTTGCTCACGCCCACCGAGTACTTCTTCGCGACGCCGCTTCTCCTCCTCGCCGGGACCCCCGACGACGAGGCGTGGGCGCGGATCCACGGCGCTCGTGCGCAGCTCCTCGCCTGGGAGGCGAGCTGTCCGGAGAATTTCCGCGCGCGCCGCCTCCTCGTCGACGCGGAGATCGACCGGGTCGAGGGTCGGACCCTGCAGGCGATGGAACGCTACGAGGAGGCGGTGGATTGGGCCGTGAAAGAGGGGCTCGTCCACGACGCCGCGCTGGCATCGGAGCTCGCGGGGCGCCACTACCTCGCCATCGGGAGGAAGCGGGCGGCGGCGGCCCATCTCGCCGATGCCCGCGCCCACTACACACGCTGGGGCGCTGCGGGGAAGGTGCGGGCGCTCGACCGCGAGCTCGGCGCCCAGCTCGGATTCGAGGAAGCGGCGCCAGGCGCCAGGGTCGTTGCAGGTCTCGACGCCTCGAGCCTGCTCGAGGCGGTGGAGAGCATCTCGAGCGAGATCCGCTTCGAGCGGCTGCTGCCGAAGCTGGTCGAGGTCTGTATCCGGGCCGTGGGCGCAGATCGCGGGGTGCTCGTGCTCGAAGAGAGGGGGACGCACGTCGTGCGGGCGGCTGGCAGCGCCGGCGGCGCCGTCACCCTGCGGGAGGAGCCGCTCGCTGCATCGGACGAGGTGCCCGCTACCCTGCTCGCCCAGGTCTGCACCAGCGGGAGCGTCCTCCTCCTCGACGACGTCCGCAGGGACCCGGCGTTCCGCGACGATCCCTGGTTCTCCCGGCATCCGACGCTCTCGGTGCTCGCCTTTCCCCTGCGGCGGAAGGAGGAGCGGATGGGCTGCTTCTATTTCGAGCACGGCCGCACGACCCACGCCTTCGCAGCAGAGAGGCTGCAGGTGCTGGAGCTCCTCGCGCCGGAGATCGCGGTGGCGCTCGAGAACGCGCGGCTCTTTCGCGACGTGCAGCGCGAGACGGAGGAGCGCAGCAGGGCGGAGCGGCAGATCCGTTTCCTCGCCGAGGCGAGCGTGGTCCTCGGCGGATCCCTCGACACGGACGCCACGCTCCAGCGCCTCGCCCACCTCGCGGTGCCGGAGCTGGCGGATTGGTGTGTGATCGACCTCGTCGGCGACGACGGGACCGTGCGCCGCGTGGCCGGTGCCCATCGGGACCCGACCCGGGAGCGGGAACTCCGGGAGCTCCTCCGTCGCTTTCCACCGGACTCCAGGTCGCCGCAGCCTGCGACCGCGGTGCTGCGCAGCGGCAGGCCGCTGCTCTTCCCCGAGCTGGACACCGGGCTGCTCTCCGGTCTGGTGCGGAGCGAGGAACACCTGGCGCTGCTGCTGCAGCTGGGCCTGCGCAGCTGCATGGTGGCGCCCCTCGGCCGCGGAGGGCGCGTGATCGGCGCGCTCACCTGTGCCGTCGGTGCGTCCGGGCGGAGCTATACCGGGCAGGACCTCGCCCTCGCGGAGGAGCTCGCACGCCGTGCGTCGATCGCCGTGGAGAATGCCCGGCTCTACCGTGCCTCGCAGGAAGCGGTGCAGGTTCGCGAGGAGTTTCTCTCGGTGGCGTCCCACGAGCTGAAGACACCGATCACCGCGATCGCCGTTTCGCTCGGCACGGAGCTGCGCAAGCGCCAGGGGGGAGGCGACGACTCGCTGCGGCGCACGTTGGCGACGGTCGATCGGGGGCTGAAGCGGCTCAACCAGCTGGTCGATCAGCTCCTCGACGTCTCGCATCTCGGTGCAGGCGACCTCGCCCTCGCGAGGGAGCGCTTCGATCTCCGAGCTGTGGTGACGGAGGTGGTCGAGGCGGCGCAGGAGCGGAGCGCGCGCTCGGGCTCGACGGTGGAGGTACTGGCGCCGGAGCCGGTGGAGGGATGGTGGGATCGTCGGCGCCTCGGCGAGGTGGTCGCCAACCTCCTCGACAACGCGCTGAAGTTCGGGGAGGGGAAGCCGATCCGGATCGCTCTGGAGCGGCGCGGCGGCGCCGCCTGGCTCGAGGTGCGGGACCTGGGGATCGGCATCCCCGGCGAACGGCTGCCCCACGTCTTCGAGCGCTTCGAGCGCGGGGTCTCGAGCCGGCATTTCGGGGGCTGGGGTCTGGGGCTCTACCTGGTCCGTCGCATCGTCGAGGCCCACGGGGGCAGCGTGGCGGTGGCGAGCGAAGCAGGCGAGGGCGCGACCTTCACGGTGGTGCTGCCCCTCGAGGCGGGCGGTGCCTGA
- a CDS encoding helix-turn-helix transcriptional regulator gives MELQLEDRTVAVQAALVPANVQHAFSAGGQRIALLLVERHGRLGIALDRVARARAGAELAGELAGLELPPGDATTEAAMAWCNAVLAAFGVAADAPRPSLAIRRAIAYVHESLDGVPRLDEAAARAGLSPTRFTHRFSEEAGIPFRRFVLWARLHRAVEGIRRGANLTEAAVAAGFSDSAHLSRTFRSMFGLSPSAVLPLVEFAGSWSSEGDRNVQAP, from the coding sequence ATGGAGCTCCAGCTCGAGGATCGCACCGTCGCGGTGCAGGCCGCGCTGGTTCCTGCCAACGTGCAGCACGCCTTCTCCGCAGGCGGCCAGCGGATCGCCCTGCTCCTCGTGGAACGCCACGGACGCCTCGGCATCGCGCTCGACCGCGTCGCCCGGGCACGGGCAGGCGCCGAGCTCGCCGGGGAGCTGGCGGGCCTCGAGCTGCCGCCGGGAGACGCCACCACCGAAGCGGCGATGGCGTGGTGCAACGCGGTGCTCGCCGCGTTCGGCGTCGCCGCCGACGCGCCGCGGCCCTCGCTGGCGATCCGGCGGGCCATCGCCTACGTGCACGAATCGCTGGACGGCGTGCCCCGCCTGGACGAGGCCGCTGCCCGTGCTGGCCTCTCCCCCACCCGCTTCACCCACCGCTTCTCGGAGGAGGCGGGGATCCCCTTCCGCCGCTTCGTCCTCTGGGCCCGCCTCCACCGGGCGGTGGAGGGGATCCGCCGCGGCGCCAACCTCACCGAGGCGGCGGTCGCCGCAGGCTTCAGCGACAGCGCCCACCTGAGCCGCACCTTCCGCTCCATGTTCGGCCTCAGCCCCTCGGCGGTGCTGCCCCTGGTGGAGTTCGCCGGCAGCTGGAGCAGCGAAGGCGACCGCAACGTTCAAGCCCCCTGA
- a CDS encoding transglutaminase-like domain-containing protein: MNETYLRPTALLDHEHPTIAALVRTRGWSVLPESERIGAIYAFVRDEITFGYNEADTLPASRVLADGYGQCNTKTTLLMALLRAAGIPCRFHGATIHKRLQRGVINGLFYAMAPASIVHSWAEVRIADRWVALEGVIIDAAYLDGIRRRHPETTGAFLGYGIGTERLAAPPIEWRGGDTFIQKTGVDRDHGLFDDPDAFYARHGGNLAGLKAWLYRTWIRHVMNRNVERIRRCGGNPGCTTAATARAWGRRGTAALPRPPQ, translated from the coding sequence ATGAACGAAACGTACCTGCGGCCCACCGCCCTGCTCGACCACGAACACCCCACCATCGCAGCGCTCGTCCGCACCCGCGGGTGGAGCGTGCTGCCCGAATCGGAGCGAATCGGCGCGATCTACGCCTTCGTTCGGGACGAGATCACCTTCGGCTACAACGAGGCGGACACCCTGCCCGCCTCGCGCGTGCTCGCCGACGGCTACGGCCAGTGCAACACCAAGACGACGCTGCTCATGGCGCTGCTCCGCGCCGCCGGGATCCCCTGCCGCTTCCACGGCGCCACCATCCACAAGCGGCTGCAGAGGGGCGTGATCAACGGCCTCTTCTACGCGATGGCCCCGGCGAGCATCGTGCACAGCTGGGCGGAGGTGCGGATCGCCGATCGCTGGGTCGCCCTCGAGGGCGTGATCATCGACGCCGCCTATCTCGACGGGATCCGGCGGCGGCATCCCGAAACGACCGGCGCCTTCCTCGGCTACGGCATCGGCACCGAGCGCCTCGCGGCGCCGCCCATCGAGTGGCGCGGCGGCGACACCTTCATCCAGAAGACCGGCGTCGACCGCGACCACGGCCTCTTCGACGATCCCGACGCCTTCTACGCGAGGCACGGCGGCAACCTCGCCGGCCTGAAGGCCTGGCTCTACCGCACCTGGATCCGCCACGTGATGAACCGCAACGTGGAGCGGATCCGCCGCTGCGGCGGCAACCCCGGCTGCACCACGGCAGCTACCGCTCGCGCCTGGGGGCGTCGCGGAACCGCAGCGCTACCTCGCCCGCCGCAATGA
- a CDS encoding nucleotidyltransferase family protein produces the protein MDAARRAAGAARAASLRARLAEAARLVRRAGGQRVVLFGSLAASGEPHPGSDVDLAVGGLPPGQLFEVQADLMELFGVPVDLVRIEDAPDSLVDRIDAEGEEL, from the coding sequence ATGGATGCGGCGCGTCGTGCTGCAGGTGCGGCACGGGCCGCCTCACTCCGGGCTCGGCTCGCCGAGGCAGCGCGGCTCGTTCGGCGGGCGGGCGGCCAGCGGGTCGTCCTCTTCGGCTCGCTGGCTGCGAGCGGCGAGCCGCATCCCGGCAGCGACGTCGACCTGGCGGTCGGAGGACTACCGCCGGGACAGCTCTTCGAAGTGCAGGCGGATCTGATGGAGTTGTTTGGCGTCCCGGTCGACCTGGTGCGGATCGAGGACGCGCCGGACAGCCTGGTCGATCGGATCGACGCCGAAGGCGAGGAGCTGTGA
- a CDS encoding GIY-YIG nuclease family protein, which yields MSAPWFVYLLRCADGSLYAGATTDVERRVAQHDAGRGAAYTRARRPVELVWSEPAADRSAALRREAAIKRLSRREKLLLATSGP from the coding sequence ATGTCCGCCCCCTGGTTCGTCTACCTGCTCCGCTGCGCCGACGGCTCCCTCTACGCCGGCGCCACCACCGACGTGGAGCGTCGGGTGGCGCAGCACGACGCCGGCAGGGGCGCCGCCTATACCAGGGCCCGGCGCCCGGTGGAGCTGGTCTGGTCCGAGCCCGCAGCCGATCGGAGCGCGGCGCTGCGCCGCGAGGCGGCGATCAAGCGCCTCTCCCGCAGGGAGAAGCTGCTGCTGGCGACGTCGGGGCCGTGA
- a CDS encoding NAD(P)/FAD-dependent oxidoreductase, whose product MNYDVLVIGGGPAGLSAALQLGRGCKKVLLCDAGPPRNAAAEEMHGFPTRDGTPPREFRRIGREQLAPYDVEVREVGVHHVEAQGRGFVVALADGSTVRCRRVILATGMVDEIPDVPGIREQWGRRIFQCPYCHGWELRGRPWGLLATSEQLLEFALFLTGWTEQVVAFTNGPLSIRDELRQRLERAGVALESRRIARLVAGPTDELAAVELEDGTRRGCEALVVRPPQRQSAFVARLGLALDDAGYVRIDEREETSVRGIYAAGDLTTPVQGALLAAAAGTRAAWAVNHALNVHRD is encoded by the coding sequence ATGAACTACGACGTGCTGGTGATCGGTGGCGGCCCCGCAGGATTGAGCGCGGCGCTCCAGCTCGGCCGCGGCTGCAAGAAGGTGCTGCTCTGCGACGCGGGGCCGCCGCGCAACGCCGCCGCCGAGGAGATGCACGGCTTCCCCACCCGCGACGGCACGCCGCCGCGGGAATTCCGGCGAATCGGCAGGGAGCAGCTCGCGCCCTACGACGTGGAGGTCCGCGAGGTGGGCGTCCACCACGTCGAGGCGCAGGGCCGGGGTTTCGTGGTGGCGCTCGCCGACGGCAGCACCGTGCGCTGCAGGCGGGTGATCCTCGCCACCGGCATGGTGGACGAGATCCCCGACGTCCCCGGGATCCGCGAGCAGTGGGGCAGGCGGATCTTCCAATGTCCCTATTGCCACGGCTGGGAGCTCCGGGGCAGGCCCTGGGGGCTCCTCGCCACCTCCGAGCAGCTCCTCGAATTCGCCCTCTTCCTCACCGGCTGGACCGAGCAGGTGGTGGCCTTCACCAACGGCCCGCTTTCGATCCGCGACGAGCTGCGGCAGCGGCTGGAGCGGGCAGGCGTCGCGCTCGAGAGCCGGCGGATCGCCCGGCTCGTCGCCGGGCCCACCGACGAGCTCGCCGCCGTCGAGCTCGAGGACGGCACCAGGCGCGGCTGCGAGGCGCTGGTGGTGCGGCCGCCGCAGCGGCAGTCGGCCTTCGTGGCGCGCCTCGGCCTCGCCCTCGACGACGCGGGCTATGTGCGGATCGACGAGCGGGAGGAGACCTCGGTGCGCGGCATCTACGCGGCGGGTGACCTCACCACGCCGGTGCAGGGGGCGCTGCTCGCCGCCGCTGCAGGGACGCGGGCCGCCTGGGCGGTGAACCACGCCCTCAACGTGCACCGGGACTGA
- a CDS encoding DUF3703 domain-containing protein → MNQNLRKAYDLAIEKALQLMQAGDYYEAHFHLERAHVLGQRFVVPHVRSHWLMLRVEIARRAPGAALGQAVRIYLGALGSAVGVVPVGNTGGSDVSMFARMPVPGPVRLLIEGEEGR, encoded by the coding sequence GTGAACCAGAACCTCCGCAAGGCCTACGACCTCGCCATCGAGAAGGCGCTGCAGCTGATGCAGGCCGGTGACTACTACGAAGCCCACTTCCACCTCGAGCGGGCCCACGTGCTCGGGCAGCGCTTCGTCGTCCCCCACGTGCGCAGCCATTGGCTCATGCTCCGCGTCGAGATCGCCCGGCGTGCACCCGGCGCCGCCCTCGGGCAGGCCGTGCGCATCTACCTCGGTGCCCTCGGCTCGGCGGTGGGCGTGGTGCCGGTGGGAAATACCGGCGGCAGCGACGTCTCCATGTTCGCGCGGATGCCGGTGCCCGGGCCGGTTCGCCTCCTGATCGAAGGGGAGGAGGGGAGATGA